CAGGAAGGACAAGGGAACGATGCGCAAAGAGACTCCCATTGAGAAGGGTGACATCAAGGCTTTCCTGGGCCCCGGCAGCCAGTTCGAAGGGAAGCTGGTATTCGACGAAATCGTCCGTCTGGATGGAACGTTCCGCGGCGAAGTAACTTCCCGCGACACCCTGATCGTGGGTGAGGCCGCTGACATCCAGGCGGAGGTGACGGTGGGTACCCTTGTTTTAAGCGGGCGCTTCAAGGGTAACATCAAGGCCAGCAAAAAAGTCGAGCTGCGGGCGCCCGCACAGGTGGAGGGGAGCATCGAAACCCCGGTTCTATCGGTGGAGGAGGGTGTTCAGCTCAATGGCACCTTGACCATGAAGAAGGAAGCTGCGCCTGCTGAAAAGAAGGCCGTGGCACGCTGAAACCGCAAGGGTGACAAATAGCCGAAAAGCGGAAGGCACCATAAGATCCTTGACAATAAAAGGGTCATGTGGTAGCTATTCCCTGTTTTGCCCCAGGGCAGGATTTTTTAATCCCGGATTTTGTTGTATACAGTATACGAAAAGAGGGGTGGCCCCTTCTAGCTGACGAGGTGTGCAGTGATCGAAATCAATTGGACCATCTGGCTGCAGTTCGCCAATTTTTTTGTGCTCATGCT
The Desulfuromonas sp. TF genome window above contains:
- a CDS encoding polymer-forming cytoskeletal protein, producing MFNRKDKGTMRKETPIEKGDIKAFLGPGSQFEGKLVFDEIVRLDGTFRGEVTSRDTLIVGEAADIQAEVTVGTLVLSGRFKGNIKASKKVELRAPAQVEGSIETPVLSVEEGVQLNGTLTMKKEAAPAEKKAVAR